In Pseudomonas fluorescens, the following are encoded in one genomic region:
- a CDS encoding AraC family transcriptional regulator has product MYTLTRSASLTDFEQVARSVGLDPFRMLRMTRLPASVLDDPNIMISSDSVGWLLEESARLSGHESFGLLLAETRHLSNFGLLALLIREEPTLRAALQSCFRYTRLHNAGVQLWLEDVGDLTLLHVGVNMQGHHGVWRQAIEQATGIMLRTLSILSGHTFRPVRVSFTHDRPSSLEVHQRVLGSTIEFSQEFNAIVCRRRDLDMPIPMADPALHREVKRSLDMQLANLRDEPAQRVRQIVKMLLPSGLCSVDGVAQHLGMHRRTLNRHLAAEGESVTTIINAVRAELAEEYLANSKRRLYEVAELLGFSSAGDFSRWFRSRFGKTPSAWAVSYRASKTASSPLSLE; this is encoded by the coding sequence ATGTATACCTTGACGCGAAGCGCCAGCCTTACCGACTTTGAGCAAGTTGCCCGTTCAGTGGGGCTCGATCCATTTCGCATGCTGCGCATGACCAGGCTACCGGCCAGTGTCCTAGACGATCCGAACATCATGATCAGTAGCGATTCGGTAGGCTGGCTGCTGGAGGAGTCAGCCCGCCTGTCCGGCCATGAGTCCTTCGGACTGCTGCTCGCGGAAACCAGGCACCTTTCCAACTTTGGCTTGCTCGCGCTACTCATCCGCGAGGAGCCAACGCTTCGCGCAGCCTTGCAATCGTGCTTTCGCTATACGCGCTTGCATAACGCCGGTGTGCAATTGTGGCTCGAGGATGTAGGCGACCTGACCCTGCTGCATGTGGGTGTGAACATGCAGGGCCATCATGGCGTCTGGCGCCAGGCGATTGAACAGGCAACCGGTATTATGCTTCGGACGTTGAGCATTCTGAGCGGCCATACCTTCCGGCCGGTAAGGGTCAGTTTCACTCACGACCGACCTTCCAGCCTGGAAGTGCACCAGCGCGTGCTGGGATCAACTATCGAGTTTTCCCAGGAATTCAATGCCATCGTTTGCCGCAGGCGCGACCTGGACATGCCTATTCCCATGGCCGACCCCGCGTTGCATCGCGAGGTGAAGCGATCGCTGGACATGCAGTTGGCCAACCTGCGCGACGAACCGGCGCAGCGGGTACGCCAGATCGTCAAGATGCTGCTGCCAAGCGGACTGTGCTCTGTCGATGGCGTGGCCCAGCATCTTGGCATGCACCGACGCACCCTTAACCGACACCTGGCGGCCGAGGGAGAGAGTGTCACGACGATCATCAATGCCGTACGCGCCGAACTCGCCGAAGAGTATCTGGCCAACAGCAAGCGCCGATTGTATGAAGTCGCCGAACTCCTCGGCTTTTCCTCTGCCGGTGACTTTTCACGCTGGTTCCGCAGCCGTTTTGGCAAGACACCCTCGGCTTGGGCCGTCTCCTACCGAGCGAGCAAGACGGCATCCAGCCCCCTATCGCTTGAGTAA